In the Bifidobacterium catenulatum PV20-2 genome, one interval contains:
- a CDS encoding amidohydrolase family protein, which yields MTTTLFTNVHIATGMPGSTAAETTPLQDILVEDGRFKKIGQRLVSKLATQGMDISSIETIDLEGKLACPPFCDTHLHLDYVFTARKPGAVNESGTLFEGIQRWSETKSDLTVDEVKERARIGIAKEMRHGVQFIRSHADVTDPNLTSLKALLELKEELKDTVTLQIVSFPQEGMYSYEGPHGESGADLVEEGLKMGADCVGGIPHFEQCREFGERSMHTVVELASKYNKLIDVHCDETDDPNSRYLELLSALAYRAGIGSKTTASHTCSLGSADNAYFFHLTKLLKAAHINFACAPTENLYLQGRQDTFPKRRGITRVKELTEAGVNVSLGQDSMQDPWYPVGNGNMMLILDYVLHLAQMMSFEEIDDALKFLTVNGATTLGMRDSYGLEAGKPANFIVLDASSVFDAVYERCDVLRSVREGRTLFTRNTSITTDLDLLTL from the coding sequence ATGACCACCACACTATTCACCAATGTGCATATCGCCACCGGCATGCCGGGAAGCACTGCTGCCGAAACCACGCCATTGCAGGATATTCTTGTTGAAGATGGACGATTCAAGAAAATCGGACAAAGGCTTGTATCCAAACTCGCCACACAGGGTATGGATATATCATCCATCGAAACCATCGATCTGGAAGGCAAACTGGCATGTCCGCCGTTCTGTGACACCCATCTGCATCTTGATTACGTATTTACCGCACGCAAGCCCGGCGCGGTGAACGAATCCGGCACTCTGTTCGAAGGCATTCAGCGCTGGAGCGAGACCAAATCCGATCTTACCGTTGACGAGGTCAAGGAACGGGCGAGAATCGGCATAGCAAAGGAAATGCGTCACGGCGTGCAATTCATCCGTTCCCACGCCGATGTCACAGATCCAAACCTCACTTCCTTGAAGGCCTTGCTTGAATTGAAGGAGGAACTTAAGGATACCGTCACGTTACAAATCGTCTCCTTCCCACAGGAAGGCATGTACTCGTATGAGGGTCCTCATGGTGAATCCGGAGCGGATTTGGTTGAGGAAGGCTTGAAAATGGGCGCTGATTGTGTCGGTGGCATTCCACATTTCGAGCAGTGCCGTGAGTTCGGCGAACGTTCCATGCACACCGTGGTTGAACTGGCGTCGAAGTACAACAAACTCATCGACGTACATTGCGACGAAACCGACGATCCAAACTCACGTTATCTTGAATTGCTGTCTGCACTCGCCTATCGCGCTGGTATTGGTTCGAAGACCACGGCAAGCCACACTTGTTCCTTGGGATCGGCCGACAATGCCTATTTCTTCCATCTGACCAAGCTGTTGAAGGCCGCGCATATCAATTTCGCCTGCGCGCCTACGGAGAACCTGTATCTGCAGGGACGTCAAGACACATTCCCGAAGCGTCGCGGCATCACACGAGTCAAGGAACTCACCGAGGCCGGAGTGAACGTGTCACTTGGTCAGGATTCCATGCAGGATCCGTGGTATCCGGTCGGTAACGGCAATATGATGCTGATTCTCGATTATGTGCTGCATTTGGCGCAGATGATGAGTTTCGAAGAAATCGATGATGCGTTGAAGTTCCTGACGGTCAATGGTGCGACCACGCTCGGCATGCGCGATTCGTATGGTCTTGAAGCAGGTAAGCCCGCGAATTTCATTGTGCTTGACGCTTCCAGCGTGTTCGACGCCGTATACGAGCGTTGCGACGTACTTCGTTCGGTGCGCGAAGGTCGTACGCTGTTCACCCGCAACACGTCGATCACTACCGATCTCGATCTACTGACGCTGTAA
- a CDS encoding PucR family transcriptional regulator — protein sequence MRNAVRWAYTQERYDVTEFLVGGEILIIEGSALAEHADDEGLIAYVDALHRAKVSALAMELVDFFNEVPRALAQRADELGLPVIGLRRRMPFVALCQEINTAITREQLTAHLQVDNLSTSLASRFSLANTVSDVARALADTLGEHVTIIAADGSLAASEGLDGVTERSKDIAFRVPSADGMPVATVIVTQYMTIMEPQARSCITSLLTQTLPAFVTSDIGEKLQVRLLCGMTSSDMGPSAEEILQTQDMIRALGLLTDMRALPFAVRVEHWDHGAQVLSKCIARVKSMMIPRRMRLILALDGELLVGAILSDDASWFASMSEFGHDVLRTFAETGGDAVQIVEGLTASDAVNLLTALSAVRFAAESLGHTRSHAYARKKSSSHGQGAVVPVSASAYRRLLSVATAQDAVHTFVSQVAGSLIDADDMLIDTLCVLMDCMGSKTMACEWLGIQRQTLYNRLERVERLTGISQHDTVSWSAMLVGVKLIHELRALD from the coding sequence ATGAGAAATGCCGTTAGATGGGCCTATACGCAGGAACGTTATGATGTGACTGAGTTTCTTGTCGGTGGGGAGATACTGATTATCGAAGGCAGCGCACTTGCTGAACACGCTGATGACGAAGGGTTAATCGCCTATGTGGATGCCCTGCACAGGGCTAAGGTAAGCGCTTTGGCGATGGAATTGGTGGATTTCTTCAACGAGGTTCCTCGAGCGTTGGCGCAACGAGCCGATGAACTTGGTTTGCCGGTGATTGGTTTGCGCAGACGCATGCCGTTTGTTGCCCTATGCCAAGAAATCAACACTGCTATTACCCGTGAACAGCTTACAGCTCATTTGCAGGTTGACAATTTATCTACATCCTTGGCCTCGCGTTTTTCATTGGCGAACACCGTTTCGGATGTTGCCCGGGCGCTCGCTGATACGTTGGGCGAGCATGTGACGATTATTGCGGCGGATGGCTCGTTAGCTGCTTCCGAAGGACTCGATGGCGTAACTGAGCGGAGTAAAGATATAGCTTTTCGTGTTCCTTCGGCTGACGGCATGCCTGTTGCCACTGTGATCGTTACACAGTATATGACGATTATGGAACCGCAGGCGCGTTCCTGCATAACTTCATTACTGACTCAGACGTTGCCGGCATTTGTCACTTCCGATATTGGTGAGAAACTTCAGGTGCGCCTGCTGTGTGGCATGACCTCTTCCGACATGGGTCCTTCGGCTGAGGAGATTCTGCAGACGCAGGATATGATTCGCGCCTTAGGGCTTCTTACGGATATGCGGGCGTTGCCATTCGCCGTTCGTGTGGAACATTGGGACCATGGTGCACAGGTGCTGTCGAAATGCATCGCGCGTGTGAAAAGCATGATGATTCCCAGACGTATGCGTCTTATCCTCGCGCTTGATGGTGAACTGCTCGTCGGCGCTATTCTCAGCGATGATGCTTCTTGGTTTGCGTCCATGTCTGAGTTCGGCCATGATGTGCTGCGGACTTTTGCTGAGACGGGCGGTGACGCGGTCCAGATTGTCGAAGGCCTGACCGCGTCGGATGCGGTCAATCTGCTCACGGCGTTGTCTGCGGTGCGCTTCGCGGCAGAATCGCTTGGCCATACGCGCAGCCATGCATATGCTCGCAAGAAGTCAAGTTCGCATGGCCAAGGCGCAGTTGTCCCCGTGAGCGCCAGCGCATATCGGCGTTTGTTGTCTGTAGCGACGGCGCAGGATGCCGTGCACACATTCGTCAGTCAAGTCGCCGGTTCCCTCATTGACGCGGACGATATGCTGATTGACACATTGTGCGTATTAATGGATTGCATGGGCAGCAAAACCATGGCCTGCGAATGGCTCGGCATACAACGGCAAACGTTGTATAACCGTCTGGAACGTGTAGAGCGGCTTACCGGCATTTCGCAGCATGACACCGTTTCCTGGAGTGCCATGTTGGTCGGAGTCAAACTCATTCATGAATTACGGGCCTTGGACTGA
- a CDS encoding cytosine permease — MTVQTITLTTINGHKSNANNRDDNVEDELQVIPEKSKTTSLWGQFWVWFGANVAPINWLLGALGVQMGLGLWETFGVIVFGNVIGMSVFGVMVLLGQRTGLTGMLLGRRVFGRVGNYLPSIIQSIVVIGWCAVNTWVVLDLVTALLMKIGLVSSIEGHFALKAAIGGVVMIIQVIISLFGYKAISTFEKWTVPPTVAILLMMTIAAWGFMGIDWNFAGSLPAGGTDHFAAISSIMTAIGIGWGFTWLTYACDYSRFVSKSVPKKKLFGASAIGQFIPVCWLGLLGATLATKSGSIDPGQLIVDNFGALAIPVLLLVLHGPIATNILNLYSCTQSVLALDVKVNRRALNIVIGVFAWFGVLLFLSMSDIGNTLDGWLSSVAGWTAVWGGIMMVHFFVIERKRDDFSSVLNQKGHEGMTLVRWQALIAFFAGLAMCWAMSYGSLFQGPIAVAMGNIDLSWLGGMVTSALVYYVLAKMTCVDRELAE; from the coding sequence ATGACAGTACAAACGATTACGCTGACAACGATTAATGGCCACAAGAGCAATGCAAACAATCGAGATGACAATGTCGAGGATGAGTTGCAAGTCATTCCAGAGAAAAGCAAGACTACGAGCCTATGGGGACAGTTCTGGGTTTGGTTCGGTGCCAATGTGGCTCCTATCAATTGGCTGCTTGGCGCTTTGGGCGTGCAGATGGGACTAGGACTGTGGGAGACCTTCGGCGTGATTGTCTTTGGCAATGTGATTGGCATGTCCGTATTCGGTGTGATGGTACTGCTTGGTCAGCGCACGGGATTGACCGGCATGCTGCTCGGTCGTCGTGTGTTCGGGCGCGTAGGCAACTACCTACCCAGTATTATTCAGTCGATTGTGGTGATCGGCTGGTGTGCGGTGAACACCTGGGTGGTACTTGATTTGGTCACCGCCCTGTTGATGAAAATTGGTCTGGTTTCCTCGATTGAAGGGCATTTCGCGCTGAAGGCAGCCATTGGCGGTGTGGTGATGATCATTCAGGTCATTATTTCACTGTTCGGCTATAAGGCCATCTCTACATTTGAAAAGTGGACTGTTCCGCCGACTGTGGCCATTCTGCTGATGATGACCATCGCCGCATGGGGATTCATGGGTATCGATTGGAATTTTGCAGGCTCGCTACCAGCTGGAGGAACCGACCATTTTGCGGCAATCTCCTCAATTATGACCGCCATCGGCATCGGCTGGGGCTTCACTTGGCTCACCTACGCTTGTGATTACTCACGTTTCGTGTCCAAAAGCGTGCCGAAGAAGAAGCTGTTTGGTGCCTCCGCCATTGGCCAGTTCATTCCCGTGTGCTGGCTTGGTCTGCTCGGCGCGACTCTTGCTACCAAGTCTGGTAGCATCGATCCCGGCCAGCTGATTGTCGACAACTTTGGTGCTCTTGCCATTCCGGTGCTGCTGCTAGTGCTGCACGGTCCGATTGCCACGAACATCCTCAACCTCTACAGCTGCACACAATCAGTGCTCGCCCTTGATGTGAAGGTTAATCGTCGTGCTCTCAACATCGTGATCGGCGTGTTCGCATGGTTCGGTGTACTGCTGTTCCTGAGCATGTCCGATATTGGTAACACACTGGATGGCTGGCTGTCGTCTGTGGCCGGCTGGACCGCAGTGTGGGGCGGTATCATGATGGTACATTTCTTCGTCATTGAGCGTAAGCGCGACGACTTCTCTTCGGTACTGAACCAGAAGGGGCATGAGGGCATGACGTTGGTACGTTGGCAGGCGCTGATCGCGTTCTTCGCCGGCTTGGCCATGTGCTGGGCCATGAGCTATGGCAGCCTGTTCCAGGGGCCTATCGCCGTTGCCATGGGCAACATTGATTTGAGCTGGCTTGGAGGTATGGTCACTTCGGCCCTTGTCTACTACGTTTTGGCCAAAATGACCTGTGTGGATCGCGAACTCGCGGAATAG
- the codA gene encoding cytosine deaminase, whose product MIIRNVHIDNADSASDIRVEDQRFTAIESSESHCIKERSGEEVIDGHGGLMIPPFVDPHIHLDAALTAGQPEWNETGTLFDGIRIWSDRKKTLSVDDVKDRALRTLKLMAGHGIQYVRTHVDVTDPDLTALHAMLELREQVSDFMDVQIVAFPQEGILSFPNGKRLMERAVDEGVDVVGGIPHFEFNRDYGVESLRFLSDLAMKHDRLVDVHCDEIDDPSSRNLEVLATLAYESGMGRRFTASHTTAMGSYNDAYTYKLFRLLRMSGMNFVSNPLVNMHLGGRFDTYPKRRGLTRIKELTEAGINVAFGEDDIRDPWSPLGAGNMLDVVHMGAYAAQLMGYTQIQESYRYVTYNGAKALCVDNDYGIQVGKKASCIILNAPDFYQALNNHVEVMASIRRGKVVALTQPAVTTLMV is encoded by the coding sequence TTGATTATCCGCAATGTACATATAGATAATGCTGACTCTGCCAGTGATATACGCGTCGAAGACCAGCGATTCACCGCCATTGAGTCTTCCGAATCGCATTGCATAAAGGAACGGTCAGGGGAGGAAGTCATTGATGGGCATGGTGGCTTAATGATTCCTCCCTTTGTCGACCCTCATATTCATCTTGATGCTGCTTTGACTGCCGGACAACCGGAATGGAATGAAACAGGAACTCTGTTCGATGGAATTCGCATTTGGTCGGACCGCAAGAAAACGCTCAGTGTTGATGATGTCAAGGACCGTGCTTTGCGCACCCTGAAACTGATGGCTGGGCACGGTATCCAATACGTGCGCACCCATGTCGATGTGACGGATCCCGATTTGACCGCTTTACATGCCATGCTTGAATTGCGCGAACAGGTGAGCGATTTCATGGATGTGCAAATCGTGGCTTTCCCCCAAGAGGGCATTCTCTCTTTCCCGAATGGCAAACGTTTGATGGAACGTGCTGTTGATGAAGGTGTGGATGTGGTGGGCGGAATTCCGCATTTTGAATTTAACCGTGACTACGGCGTCGAATCGTTACGTTTTCTTTCGGATCTCGCCATGAAGCATGATCGGCTGGTTGACGTGCATTGCGATGAAATTGACGATCCTTCATCCCGCAATCTGGAGGTTCTTGCTACATTGGCTTATGAATCCGGCATGGGTAGACGTTTCACCGCGAGCCATACCACTGCCATGGGGTCCTATAACGATGCGTATACGTACAAGTTGTTCCGTCTGTTGCGGATGTCTGGCATGAATTTTGTGAGTAATCCGCTGGTGAACATGCATCTGGGAGGACGGTTCGATACCTATCCCAAGCGTCGTGGGCTTACTCGAATCAAGGAACTTACCGAAGCCGGGATAAATGTGGCATTCGGCGAGGACGATATTCGCGATCCCTGGAGCCCGTTGGGCGCCGGCAATATGCTTGACGTGGTGCATATGGGGGCGTATGCGGCGCAGCTCATGGGTTATACGCAAATTCAGGAGTCGTATCGTTATGTAACCTACAATGGCGCCAAAGCATTGTGCGTCGATAATGATTACGGTATCCAAGTGGGAAAGAAGGCGAGCTGCATCATCCTCAATGCGCCTGATTTCTATCAGGCGTTGAACAATCATGTGGAGGTGATGGCCAGCATTCGACGGGGAAAAGTTGTTGCTTTGACTCAGCCGGCCGTTACGACATTGATGGTCTGA
- a CDS encoding DUF349 domain-containing protein, which produces MADENVTASENINETTEQATTPAVKASKPAVPSPASMKPHAPSPAAFAKKAPQHTAPAAASTGFSDTDVKAAEAFGRVADDGTVFVKDGEGEREVGQFSDASKEEALALYARRYLDLKAKLDLFANKLKSNNVKSREIDETIKALSTETEQPAVVGDLAALKAQFEALKEEGAAKKTALTEARKAAIAKALKERTAIVEKAEALADSLDENTNWRSTADKFRSLFQQWQEHQRNNIRIDKEDADALWSRFSAARTKFNFARRKWVQSRDEERNSAKAAKEAIIAEAEALQDSTAWVETSRKFTELMDRWKKAGRAGRRDDDAMWERFRAAADAFFNARQADRDQISSSEKENLAKKEALLVKAEALVPVKDEESAKQARQALAAIQEEWDQIGYVPRDEVRRIEGRLDAVDKQIKAVEDAAWKQSDPEADARKSSFEEQLNAQLAELDAKIAAESDPKKKAKLESEKATKEQWLNAIK; this is translated from the coding sequence ATGGCCGACGAGAATGTCACCGCGTCCGAGAACATTAATGAAACCACCGAGCAGGCGACGACGCCCGCAGTCAAGGCCAGCAAACCGGCCGTTCCGAGCCCTGCTTCAATGAAGCCGCACGCTCCGAGCCCTGCGGCCTTCGCCAAGAAGGCTCCGCAGCACACCGCCCCGGCTGCAGCGTCCACCGGATTCTCCGATACTGATGTGAAGGCCGCCGAAGCGTTCGGCCGTGTCGCTGATGATGGCACCGTGTTCGTCAAGGACGGTGAAGGAGAACGTGAGGTCGGCCAGTTTTCTGACGCCTCCAAGGAAGAGGCGCTGGCCTTGTATGCCCGCCGTTACCTTGATCTGAAGGCCAAGCTGGACCTGTTCGCCAACAAGCTCAAGTCCAATAATGTGAAGTCCCGCGAAATCGACGAAACCATCAAGGCGTTGTCCACGGAAACCGAACAGCCGGCAGTGGTGGGCGATCTGGCCGCTCTCAAGGCCCAGTTCGAGGCGCTGAAGGAGGAAGGCGCGGCCAAGAAAACCGCGTTGACCGAGGCACGCAAGGCCGCCATCGCCAAGGCTCTTAAGGAGCGTACCGCCATTGTGGAGAAGGCCGAGGCATTGGCTGATTCCCTTGACGAAAACACCAACTGGCGTTCCACTGCCGACAAGTTCCGTTCACTCTTCCAGCAGTGGCAGGAACACCAGCGCAACAACATCCGCATCGACAAGGAAGACGCAGATGCCCTGTGGTCCCGCTTCTCCGCGGCCCGCACCAAGTTTAATTTCGCTCGCCGCAAGTGGGTGCAGAGCCGTGACGAAGAACGCAATTCCGCCAAGGCAGCCAAGGAAGCCATCATCGCGGAGGCCGAGGCGCTTCAGGATTCCACCGCTTGGGTTGAGACTTCCCGCAAGTTCACCGAGCTGATGGATCGTTGGAAGAAGGCCGGTCGTGCCGGTCGTCGTGATGATGACGCCATGTGGGAGCGTTTCCGCGCCGCCGCAGACGCATTCTTCAACGCGCGTCAGGCAGATCGTGATCAGATCAGCTCCTCTGAGAAAGAGAATCTCGCCAAGAAGGAAGCTCTGCTGGTCAAGGCCGAGGCGCTTGTTCCCGTCAAGGATGAGGAAAGCGCCAAGCAGGCTCGTCAGGCTCTCGCCGCCATTCAGGAGGAGTGGGATCAGATCGGCTATGTGCCACGCGACGAAGTACGCCGCATCGAGGGTCGCCTCGACGCCGTCGACAAGCAAATCAAGGCTGTCGAGGATGCCGCGTGGAAGCAGTCTGATCCGGAAGCCGACGCCCGCAAGTCCTCCTTCGAGGAGCAGCTCAACGCACAGCTCGCCGAGCTTGACGCGAAGATCGCAGCCGAATCCGATCCGAAGAAAAAGGCCAAGCTTGAGTCCGAGAAGGCCACCAAGGAGCAGTGGCTGAACGCCATCAAGTAA
- the hisS gene encoding histidine--tRNA ligase produces MAKGASISGFPEWLPSERVVEQRVIDTLREVFELNGFIGIETRAVEQGSSLLKKGETSKEIYLLSRLQEVGHESDTPIEDRLGLHFDLTVPLSRYVVEHSGDLAFPFKRWQIQKVWRGERPQEGRFREFVQADIDVIGNGDLPDHYEVELPLVMVSALERLREFGLPKATVHANNRKLSEGFYRGLGLNDIEGVLREIDKLDKIGADEVAKLLVEGCGADENQARACLELAELTAADGAELSSKFDALCEKHGIANDSEAYALARQGLDTLAMIVDEAARIRPGSVIADLKIARGLDYYTGSVYETFLDGAASLGSICSGGRYDNLASQGSKKYPGVGLSIGLSRLVSYMLHTAGAHANRVSPASVLVAVWNEEDRSASNLIANQLRARGIAADVAPTAAKLGKQIKYADKLGIPYVWFPADESTQDASDEVKNIITGDQQPADAQSWEPDTVYAQQTVTVEA; encoded by the coding sequence GTGGCAAAAGGCGCATCTATTTCAGGATTTCCAGAGTGGCTCCCCTCTGAACGTGTTGTGGAGCAGCGTGTTATCGACACGCTCCGTGAAGTTTTCGAGCTCAATGGCTTCATAGGCATTGAAACTCGTGCGGTTGAGCAGGGTTCGAGCCTGCTCAAAAAAGGCGAAACCAGCAAGGAGATTTACTTGCTGAGCCGTCTTCAGGAGGTCGGTCATGAGTCCGACACTCCGATTGAAGATCGTCTTGGTCTGCATTTTGATTTGACTGTTCCGCTGAGCCGTTATGTCGTTGAGCATTCGGGTGATTTGGCGTTTCCGTTTAAGCGTTGGCAGATTCAGAAGGTCTGGCGTGGCGAACGTCCTCAGGAAGGTCGTTTCCGCGAGTTCGTGCAGGCCGATATCGATGTGATCGGCAATGGTGATCTACCGGACCATTATGAGGTTGAGTTGCCGCTGGTCATGGTATCGGCTTTGGAACGTCTGCGCGAGTTCGGTCTGCCGAAGGCCACCGTGCATGCGAACAACCGCAAGCTCTCCGAAGGTTTCTACCGTGGTTTGGGTCTGAACGACATCGAAGGCGTGCTTCGTGAGATCGACAAGCTCGACAAAATCGGTGCCGACGAAGTGGCCAAGCTGCTGGTGGAAGGTTGCGGAGCCGACGAGAATCAGGCTCGTGCGTGCCTTGAACTCGCGGAGCTTACCGCCGCCGATGGTGCGGAGCTGTCCAGCAAGTTTGACGCGTTGTGTGAGAAGCACGGCATCGCCAATGATTCCGAGGCGTATGCGCTCGCACGTCAGGGTCTTGACACGTTGGCGATGATTGTTGACGAGGCCGCTCGTATTCGCCCGGGCTCCGTGATTGCGGATCTGAAGATCGCCCGCGGCTTGGATTATTACACCGGTTCCGTGTATGAGACGTTCCTTGACGGTGCAGCCTCGCTCGGATCTATCTGCTCCGGAGGTCGTTACGACAACCTCGCATCGCAAGGCAGCAAGAAGTACCCGGGTGTGGGCCTGTCCATCGGCCTGTCCCGCTTGGTTTCGTACATGTTGCACACCGCCGGTGCTCACGCGAATCGTGTGTCCCCGGCTTCTGTGCTCGTGGCCGTGTGGAACGAGGAGGACCGTTCCGCGTCCAACCTGATCGCCAACCAGCTGCGCGCCCGTGGCATCGCCGCTGACGTGGCTCCGACCGCGGCCAAGCTCGGCAAGCAGATCAAGTATGCCGACAAGCTCGGCATTCCGTACGTGTGGTTCCCCGCAGACGAGTCCACGCAAGACGCTTCGGACGAAGTCAAGAACATTATCACAGGCGACCAGCAGCCGGCCGACGCACAGTCTTGGGAGCCGGATACTGTGTATGCCCAGCAAACCGTTACCGTAGAAGCCTGA
- the aspS gene encoding aspartate--tRNA ligase, which produces MSQTAYRTHHATEVTEELVGQKVTLSGWVDRRRDHGGVAFIDLRDNTGLVQVVIYDEDMARPLRSEFVIQVVGEVRLRPDGNENDHLATGKIEVVAESIEVLAKSDALPFQVSTALENESENKLPGEEVRLKYRYLDLRRPSMQRNLKLRSQMSKAARHALEEMGFEEIETPTMIKSTPEGARDFVVPARLVPGSWYALPQSPQLLKQLLMVSGVERYYQLARCYRDEDFRADRQPEFTQLDMEMAFVDQEDVMAMAEKVIAAIWKSAGYEIQLPIQRITWQEAMDKYGSDKPDLRFGNPLIELTDYFKNTPFRVFQAPYVGAVLFKGGAATPRRQFDAWQDWAKQRGAKGLAYVVFAENGELKGPVAKNLSEEERAGLKEAVGAEDGDAVFFAAGRRTSAQELLGAVRVELADRAGLLKPDDFAFTWVVDFPLFKPTDDPDDDDVAVGHSKWTSMHHPFTMPSKDWIDTFDKDPEHAMSDSYDIVCNGNEMGGGSVRIHRDDIQDRVLDVLGITPEEAADKFGFLLEAFKYGAPPHAGIALGWDRTAAILAGADSIRDVIAFPKAGGGRDPLTGAPAPISDEQRAETGVDYDPEEDED; this is translated from the coding sequence ATGAGCCAGACGGCTTATAGAACACATCATGCAACCGAAGTGACCGAGGAACTCGTCGGTCAGAAGGTGACGCTCTCCGGTTGGGTTGATCGTCGTCGCGACCACGGCGGCGTGGCCTTCATCGATCTTCGCGACAACACCGGTTTGGTGCAGGTTGTCATTTATGACGAGGACATGGCCCGTCCGCTGCGTTCCGAGTTTGTGATTCAGGTTGTAGGCGAGGTTCGCCTGCGTCCGGACGGCAATGAGAACGATCATCTGGCCACCGGCAAGATCGAGGTCGTTGCCGAAAGCATCGAGGTGCTTGCCAAGTCCGATGCGCTGCCGTTCCAGGTGTCCACCGCTTTGGAAAACGAGTCCGAGAACAAGCTGCCGGGTGAGGAAGTTCGTCTCAAGTACCGTTATCTCGATCTGCGTCGTCCGTCCATGCAGCGCAATCTGAAGCTGCGTTCCCAGATGTCGAAGGCCGCACGCCACGCTCTGGAGGAGATGGGCTTCGAAGAGATCGAAACTCCGACCATGATCAAGTCCACGCCGGAGGGTGCCCGCGATTTCGTGGTGCCGGCCCGTTTGGTGCCGGGTTCCTGGTATGCTCTGCCGCAGTCCCCGCAGTTGCTCAAGCAGCTGCTCATGGTTTCTGGCGTGGAACGCTACTACCAGCTGGCACGTTGCTACCGTGATGAGGACTTCCGTGCCGACCGCCAGCCGGAGTTCACCCAGCTTGATATGGAAATGGCATTCGTGGATCAGGAAGATGTGATGGCCATGGCCGAAAAGGTCATCGCCGCCATCTGGAAGTCCGCAGGTTATGAAATCCAGCTGCCGATTCAGCGCATCACTTGGCAGGAAGCCATGGATAAGTACGGTTCCGACAAGCCGGATCTGCGTTTCGGCAATCCGCTGATCGAGCTGACTGACTACTTCAAGAACACTCCGTTCCGCGTGTTCCAGGCTCCGTACGTTGGTGCGGTGCTCTTCAAGGGTGGTGCAGCCACGCCTCGCCGCCAGTTCGACGCTTGGCAGGATTGGGCCAAGCAGCGCGGCGCCAAGGGCCTCGCCTACGTGGTGTTCGCTGAGAACGGCGAGCTCAAGGGACCTGTTGCTAAGAACCTGTCTGAAGAGGAGCGCGCTGGCCTGAAGGAAGCCGTTGGCGCAGAAGACGGCGATGCCGTGTTCTTCGCTGCAGGCCGTCGCACCTCCGCTCAGGAGCTGCTGGGTGCCGTGCGTGTGGAACTCGCCGATCGTGCCGGTCTGCTTAAGCCCGACGATTTCGCTTTCACTTGGGTTGTGGACTTCCCGCTGTTCAAGCCCACCGACGATCCGGATGATGACGATGTGGCAGTCGGCCACTCCAAGTGGACTTCCATGCACCACCCGTTCACCATGCCGTCCAAGGATTGGATCGACACCTTCGACAAGGATCCGGAACACGCCATGTCTGATTCCTACGACATCGTGTGCAACGGTAACGAAATGGGCGGCGGTTCCGTGCGTATCCACCGTGATGACATTCAGGATCGTGTGCTTGATGTGCTCGGCATCACCCCTGAAGAGGCTGCTGACAAGTTCGGCTTCCTGCTTGAAGCCTTCAAGTACGGCGCTCCGCCGCACGCTGGCATCGCTCTCGGTTGGGATCGTACCGCCGCTATCCTGGCTGGCGCCGACTCCATCCGCGACGTCATCGCCTTCCCGAAGGCTGGCGGCGGTCGTGATCCGCTGACCGGCGCCCCGGCTCCGATTTCCGACGAACAGCGTGCGGAAACCGGCGTTGATTATGATCCGGAAGAAGACGAAGACTGA